The Dokdonella koreensis DS-123 genome has a segment encoding these proteins:
- a CDS encoding UDP-2,3-diacylglucosamine diphosphatase — MTSLFISDLHLDAARPRVIDLFADFIATEANGADALYILGDLFEAWIGDDAGDETGDRVADILARLRRSGVPSFFIAGNRDFLLGDPWARRAGVTLLGDPALIDLYGTPTLLMHGDTLCTGDTQYQKVRAMFHAPAWQRSFLEKPAEERRSFAVQARAESQRYTRDPTHGAIMDVDAGAVQATMQRFGVSRLIHGHTHRPQIHRLDLDGLVAERIVLGDWYEQGSVLRVRPDGMSLDVLPI, encoded by the coding sequence ATGACGTCGCTCTTCATCTCGGACCTTCACCTGGACGCCGCGCGTCCCCGCGTCATCGACCTGTTCGCGGACTTCATCGCGACCGAAGCGAATGGTGCGGATGCGCTCTATATCCTGGGCGATCTTTTCGAGGCATGGATCGGAGACGATGCCGGGGACGAAACCGGCGACCGGGTCGCGGACATCCTGGCCAGGCTCAGGCGATCAGGCGTTCCTTCGTTCTTCATCGCAGGCAACCGCGATTTCCTGCTGGGGGACCCGTGGGCCCGGCGCGCCGGCGTGACCCTGCTCGGCGATCCCGCCTTGATCGATCTCTATGGAACGCCCACCCTCCTGATGCACGGGGACACGCTGTGCACGGGCGATACGCAGTACCAGAAGGTCCGGGCCATGTTCCACGCCCCCGCGTGGCAACGCAGCTTCCTCGAAAAACCGGCCGAGGAGCGTCGCTCGTTCGCGGTGCAGGCGCGCGCCGAAAGCCAACGCTACACGCGCGACCCGACCCATGGCGCGATCATGGACGTCGATGCCGGTGCGGTGCAGGCCACGATGCAGCGGTTCGGGGTGTCCCGGCTCATTCACGGACACACCCATCGGCCGCAGATCCATCGGCTCGACCTGGATGGCCTCGTCGCCGAGCGCATCGTTCTCGGGGATTGGTACGAACAAGGCAGCGTCCTGCGCGTCAGGCCCGATGGCATGTCTTTGGACGTGCTGCCGATCTAG
- a CDS encoding peptidylprolyl isomerase: MFKPLLLTASLLIPAFAFAQGPAPAAKPAPESKTTAPAEKAAPPKVLFKTTLGDITVELYPDKAPKTVENVLEYVRSGFYDGTIFHRVIGNFMIQGGGFTQDLKQKQTRAPVANEANNGLSNLRGTIAMARTGDPHSATAQFFINVVDNRNLDYVSDQSPMTWGYAVFGKVVSGLDVVDKIKAVQTGAQGPFRSDVPATAVVIEKAEVVQ; encoded by the coding sequence ATGTTCAAACCGCTGCTGCTGACCGCCTCGCTGCTGATCCCGGCCTTCGCCTTTGCGCAAGGGCCCGCTCCGGCCGCCAAGCCGGCCCCCGAGAGCAAGACGACTGCTCCGGCCGAGAAGGCTGCCCCCCCGAAGGTCCTGTTCAAGACGACGCTGGGCGACATCACCGTCGAGCTCTATCCGGACAAAGCCCCCAAGACCGTCGAGAATGTTCTCGAGTACGTCCGCAGCGGTTTCTACGACGGCACGATCTTCCACCGCGTGATCGGCAACTTCATGATCCAGGGCGGCGGCTTCACGCAAGACCTGAAGCAGAAGCAGACCCGGGCGCCGGTCGCCAACGAGGCCAACAACGGCCTCAGCAACCTGCGCGGCACGATCGCGATGGCACGTACCGGCGACCCGCACTCGGCGACCGCGCAGTTCTTCATCAACGTCGTCGACAACCGCAACCTGGACTACGTCAGCGACCAGAGCCCGATGACCTGGGGCTATGCCGTGTTCGGCAAGGTCGTCTCCGGCCTCGACGTCGTCGACAAGATCAAGGCGGTCCAGACCGGCGCGCAAGGGCCGTTCCGCAGCGACGTGCCGGCGACGGCCGTCGTGATCGAGAAAGCCGAGGTCGTGCAGTAA
- a CDS encoding dihydrolipoamide acetyltransferase family protein, protein MSETKTFHLPDLGEGLPDATIVEWFVKEGDTVRLDAPLVSMETAKAVVEVPSPYSGTVARLYGGNGDVIVTGAALVDIAIDPAAPQRAEAEATGHHHGPPPATPPKPATGAPAPAAPGRVVASDEGGEIREGGAAPRADSGTVVGAMESGDHVHSEALTQVGGVKAVPAVRALARKLGVDLARVAPGGAGGIVTAQDVKQAAAAGTARAGAAPAPSRAASPPAAATGSAPPPATAPAQRTTLSAAGKPIRTTPPSVTATGQPEQLKGVRRNMARVMADAHAKVVPTTLSDDADIHAWLPGNDITVRLIRALVRACKTVPALNAWFDGENLTRTLHPHVDIGIAVDTDDGLFVPALRNADALDPTGLRTAINRLRTQVEDRSIPSSELSGYTISLSNFGVFAGRYATPVVVPPCVAIVAAGKGRHQMTPVMGGFESHRVIPLSLTFDHRAATGGEAARFLKAMLDDLALAS, encoded by the coding sequence ATGAGCGAAACCAAGACCTTTCACCTCCCCGACCTCGGCGAAGGCCTGCCCGATGCGACCATCGTCGAGTGGTTCGTCAAGGAAGGCGATACCGTCCGCCTCGATGCACCCCTGGTCTCGATGGAGACCGCCAAGGCGGTCGTCGAAGTCCCCTCGCCGTACTCCGGTACCGTCGCCCGCCTCTACGGCGGCAACGGCGACGTGATCGTGACCGGCGCGGCGCTGGTCGACATCGCGATCGATCCGGCCGCACCGCAGCGCGCCGAGGCCGAGGCGACCGGCCATCACCACGGGCCGCCGCCCGCGACACCGCCGAAGCCCGCCACCGGCGCGCCGGCACCGGCCGCACCGGGCCGGGTCGTGGCCTCCGACGAAGGCGGCGAGATCCGCGAGGGCGGCGCCGCGCCACGCGCCGATTCGGGCACCGTCGTCGGCGCGATGGAATCGGGCGACCATGTCCACAGCGAAGCCCTGACCCAGGTCGGCGGCGTGAAGGCCGTACCCGCGGTGCGCGCCCTCGCGCGCAAGCTCGGCGTCGATCTGGCCCGTGTGGCACCCGGTGGCGCCGGCGGCATCGTCACCGCCCAGGACGTCAAGCAGGCCGCTGCCGCCGGCACCGCGCGTGCAGGCGCTGCGCCCGCGCCCTCACGGGCCGCATCGCCGCCGGCAGCCGCCACGGGTTCGGCGCCGCCCCCGGCCACAGCCCCGGCACAGCGTACGACGCTGTCGGCCGCCGGCAAGCCGATCCGCACCACGCCACCGTCCGTCACCGCCACCGGCCAGCCCGAGCAGCTCAAGGGCGTGCGCCGCAACATGGCGCGCGTCATGGCCGACGCCCATGCCAAGGTCGTGCCGACCACGCTGAGCGACGATGCCGACATCCATGCCTGGCTGCCCGGCAACGACATCACGGTCCGCCTGATCCGCGCCCTGGTCCGCGCCTGCAAGACCGTGCCGGCGCTCAATGCGTGGTTCGACGGCGAGAACCTGACCCGCACGCTGCACCCGCACGTGGACATCGGCATCGCCGTCGACACCGACGACGGCCTGTTCGTGCCGGCACTGCGCAACGCCGACGCGCTCGACCCCACCGGGTTGCGCACCGCGATCAACCGCCTGCGCACCCAGGTCGAGGACCGCAGCATCCCGTCCTCGGAGTTGTCCGGCTACACGATCAGCCTGTCGAACTTCGGCGTCTTCGCCGGCCGCTACGCCACGCCGGTGGTCGTGCCGCCGTGCGTCGCCATCGTCGCCGCCGGCAAGGGACGCCACCAGATGACGCCGGTCATGGGGGGTTTCGAATCCCATCGCGTCATCCCGCTGTCGCTGACCTTCGACCACCGCGCCGCCACCGGCGGCGAGGCCGCGCGCTTCCTGAAGGCGATGCTGGACGACCTGGCGCTGGCGAGCTGA
- a CDS encoding alpha-ketoacid dehydrogenase subunit beta: MAQITLIEAVTQALAWEMKHDSSVVVLGEDVGINGGVFRATQGLLQQFGEGRVIDTPLDETTIAGLTVGLAAQGMRPIAEAQFEGFIYAMLEQIICHAARLRNRTRGRMSIPAVFRAPWGGGIRAPEHHSEANEALFTNVPGLRVVLPSSPARAYGLLLAAIRDPDPVIFFEPKRIYRQYKEEVPDDGEALPLDVCFVLRDGSDVTLVTWGAQVKETLEAADALAKEGISAEVIDVATLKPLDFDTIAESVAKTGRCVIVHEAPRTAGFGAEIAARLAEHSMYDLLAPVERVTGYDTHIPLFRLEMKYLPGADKIVAAAKRTLAAS; encoded by the coding sequence ATGGCACAGATCACCTTGATTGAAGCCGTCACCCAGGCGCTGGCCTGGGAGATGAAGCACGACAGCAGCGTCGTCGTCCTCGGCGAGGACGTCGGCATCAACGGCGGCGTGTTCCGCGCGACCCAGGGACTGCTGCAGCAGTTCGGCGAAGGACGCGTCATCGACACGCCGCTCGACGAGACCACGATCGCCGGCCTGACGGTCGGCCTGGCCGCGCAGGGCATGAGGCCCATCGCCGAGGCGCAGTTCGAGGGTTTCATCTACGCGATGCTCGAACAGATCATCTGCCACGCCGCACGGCTGCGGAACCGCACGCGCGGCCGGATGAGCATTCCGGCCGTGTTCCGCGCCCCGTGGGGCGGCGGCATCCGCGCGCCCGAGCACCATTCCGAGGCCAACGAAGCCCTGTTCACCAACGTGCCCGGCCTGCGCGTGGTCCTGCCTTCCTCGCCGGCGCGTGCCTACGGCCTGCTGCTGGCGGCGATCCGCGACCCCGATCCGGTGATCTTCTTCGAGCCCAAGCGCATCTATCGCCAGTACAAGGAAGAAGTGCCCGACGACGGCGAGGCCCTGCCGCTCGACGTCTGCTTCGTCCTGCGCGACGGCAGCGACGTCACGCTCGTCACCTGGGGCGCCCAGGTCAAGGAAACGTTGGAGGCGGCCGACGCGCTCGCGAAGGAAGGCATCAGCGCCGAGGTGATCGACGTCGCCACGCTCAAGCCGCTGGACTTCGACACGATCGCCGAATCGGTCGCCAAGACCGGCCGCTGCGTGATCGTCCACGAAGCGCCGCGCACCGCCGGCTTCGGCGCCGAGATCGCCGCACGACTGGCCGAGCATTCGATGTACGACCTGCTCGCGCCGGTGGAGCGCGTGACCGGCTACGACACCCACATCCCGCTGTTCCGGCTCGAGATGAAGTACCTGCCCGGTGCCGACAAGATCGTCGCCGCCGCCAAGCGCACGCTCGCCGCCAGCTGA
- the pdhA gene encoding pyruvate dehydrogenase (acetyl-transferring) E1 component subunit alpha, whose product MSVVATFEIEYLQYLDTEGRLIREDLPALARDIKQLVDIYKLMTYLRVFDGKAVALQRTGKLGTYASCLGHEAAHVAIGSAMQEDDCLAISYREYGAQFYRGVHARDVLMYWGGDERGSDFSGPAHDFPWCVPIATQCLHAAGAALAFKLRKEPRVAVCTVGDGGSSKADFNSAINVAGAMQLPLVAVIVNNQWAISVPRSAQTGAKTLAQKGIAAGLDCIQVDGNDLIAMRAAMDQAIKRARHGHGGTVIEAVTYRLSDHTTADDARRYRPDAEVKDAWEREPLKRMRNYLASLNAWTEDEENAWKAQCADLVDTEVNAYLETKSQPVEAMFDYTYAELPPDLVAQRAEALARERGA is encoded by the coding sequence GTGAGCGTCGTCGCCACTTTCGAAATCGAATACCTCCAGTACCTCGACACCGAGGGACGCCTGATCCGCGAAGACCTGCCCGCGCTCGCGCGCGACATCAAGCAGCTCGTGGACATCTACAAGCTGATGACCTACCTGCGCGTCTTCGACGGCAAGGCGGTCGCCCTGCAGCGCACGGGCAAGCTCGGCACCTACGCATCCTGCCTCGGCCACGAAGCGGCGCACGTCGCGATCGGCAGCGCGATGCAGGAAGACGACTGCCTGGCGATCAGCTACCGCGAGTACGGCGCGCAGTTCTACCGCGGCGTGCACGCCCGTGACGTCCTCATGTACTGGGGCGGCGACGAGCGCGGCAGCGACTTCTCCGGCCCGGCACACGACTTTCCGTGGTGCGTGCCGATCGCCACCCAGTGCCTGCACGCCGCCGGGGCCGCGCTCGCGTTCAAGCTGCGCAAGGAGCCACGCGTGGCGGTCTGCACGGTCGGTGACGGCGGCTCGTCCAAGGCCGACTTCAACAGCGCGATCAACGTCGCCGGGGCGATGCAGCTGCCGCTGGTGGCCGTCATCGTCAACAACCAATGGGCGATCTCGGTGCCGCGCAGCGCCCAGACCGGCGCCAAGACGCTGGCACAGAAGGGCATCGCCGCGGGCCTGGACTGCATCCAGGTCGACGGCAACGACCTGATCGCGATGCGGGCCGCCATGGACCAGGCGATCAAGCGCGCACGCCACGGCCACGGCGGCACGGTGATCGAGGCGGTGACCTACCGCCTGTCCGACCACACCACCGCCGACGATGCGCGGCGCTACCGGCCCGACGCCGAGGTCAAGGACGCCTGGGAGCGCGAGCCGCTCAAGCGCATGCGCAACTACCTGGCCTCGCTCAACGCCTGGACCGAGGACGAGGAGAACGCCTGGAAGGCGCAATGCGCCGACCTGGTCGATACCGAGGTCAACGCCTACCTGGAGACCAAGTCGCAGCCGGTCGAGGCGATGTTCGACTACACCTACGCCGAGCTGCCGCCCGACCTGGTCGCGCAGCGCGCCGAAGCCCTCGCCCGCGAGCGCGGGGCCTGA
- the kynA gene encoding tryptophan 2,3-dioxygenase: MTSSDIKRDLEAGIEIDLADRLTYGGYLQLDTLLSAQQPLSNPPHHDEMLFIIQHHVSELWMKLVIHELRAAVANLSRDEIDSCLKILARVKQIQRQLFEQWAVLETLTPSEYLEFRDVLGPASGFQSYQYRTIEFLLGNKNAQMIAVFDHDPPRRDALRQVLEAPSLYDEFLRHLARHGHEVPLACTERDWSQPYQRHPELIPVFRRIYEQSDAHWRAYNLCEKLVDVEESFQLWRFRHMKTVERIIGFRRGTGGSSGVGFLRKALDLTFFPELFEVRTVIGTA; the protein is encoded by the coding sequence ATGACATCCAGCGACATCAAGCGTGACCTCGAGGCCGGTATCGAAATCGACCTGGCCGACCGCCTGACCTATGGCGGCTACCTGCAGCTGGACACCCTGCTGTCGGCGCAGCAACCGCTGTCGAATCCGCCGCACCACGACGAGATGCTGTTCATCATCCAGCATCACGTATCGGAGCTGTGGATGAAGCTGGTCATCCACGAGCTGCGCGCCGCGGTGGCCAATCTTTCCCGTGACGAAATCGATTCGTGCCTGAAAATCCTCGCCCGGGTCAAGCAGATCCAGCGCCAGCTGTTCGAGCAATGGGCGGTTCTGGAAACGCTTACGCCCTCGGAGTACCTGGAGTTTCGCGACGTACTGGGGCCGGCCTCCGGATTCCAGTCCTACCAGTACCGCACGATCGAGTTCCTGCTCGGCAACAAGAACGCACAGATGATCGCCGTGTTCGACCACGACCCGCCGCGGCGCGATGCCCTGCGCCAGGTGCTGGAGGCCCCCAGCCTGTACGACGAGTTCCTGCGTCACCTGGCCCGCCACGGCCACGAGGTGCCGCTGGCCTGCACCGAGCGGGACTGGTCGCAGCCGTACCAGCGCCATCCGGAGCTGATTCCGGTCTTTCGTCGCATCTACGAGCAGTCGGACGCCCATTGGCGTGCCTACAACCTCTGCGAGAAGCTGGTCGACGTCGAGGAGAGTTTCCAGTTGTGGCGTTTCCGCCACATGAAGACGGTCGAGCGCATCATCGGCTTCCGCCGGGGGACCGGCGGCTCGTCCGGGGTCGGCTTCCTGCGCAAGGCCCTGGACCTGACGTTCTTCCCGGAGCTGTTCGAGGTGCGGACCGTCATCGGTACCGCGTGA
- a CDS encoding peptide MFS transporter, giving the protein MSGTATSPAGDTLPQFPQTLGHPRPLWMLFMTEFWERFAFYGMRWALALYIVAQFYAGDSAGEAPASRLYGAYLALVYAAALFGGYVADRVIGYQRSILLGAVIMAAGLFLIMMPNEALFKLGLATVIVGNGLFKPNISTMVGKLYVTGDERRDSGFTLFYMGINLGAMLAPWLTGILAERIMGGTPQMPAYKVVFLVSGIGMLISLVWFWFGRKQLLGIGRPPEGAEGSGRVLVTAICAIVAIPAFYFLLSIGAGALQWILTALFIGLCVLILKEGFKDGAIRRDMAVAMLIIFVFNVLFWCFFEQAGSSFNFLAQNIVNRDFSGWIFPVGWFQSVNSLAIITLAPVLAWLWVKMGRHNPSIPRKFGLGLIFNGLAFLLLIFALSGLVDPQTLKIPFWTLFMVYVIQSVGELCLSPIGLSMVTKLAPVRLVGFGMGGWFLSTAIGNNLSGIFASHVSGESGMNLESALSGYTFGFWALVIPGALLFLIAPLIQRLMHGVK; this is encoded by the coding sequence ATGAGCGGTACCGCCACGTCGCCTGCGGGCGACACGCTTCCCCAGTTCCCGCAGACGCTGGGCCATCCGCGCCCATTGTGGATGCTGTTCATGACGGAGTTCTGGGAACGCTTCGCGTTCTACGGCATGCGCTGGGCACTGGCCCTGTACATCGTCGCCCAGTTCTACGCGGGCGACAGCGCCGGCGAGGCACCGGCCAGCCGGCTCTACGGCGCCTACCTGGCACTGGTCTACGCGGCAGCGCTGTTCGGCGGCTACGTCGCGGATCGGGTCATCGGCTACCAGCGCTCGATCCTGCTCGGCGCGGTGATCATGGCCGCCGGCCTGTTCCTGATCATGATGCCCAATGAGGCGCTGTTCAAACTCGGCCTGGCGACGGTGATCGTCGGCAACGGCCTGTTCAAGCCGAACATCTCGACGATGGTCGGCAAGCTCTACGTCACCGGCGACGAGCGCCGCGATTCGGGTTTCACGCTCTTCTACATGGGCATCAACCTCGGCGCGATGCTGGCGCCGTGGCTGACCGGCATCCTGGCCGAGCGCATCATGGGCGGCACCCCGCAGATGCCCGCCTACAAGGTGGTGTTCCTGGTTTCGGGCATCGGCATGCTGATCAGCCTGGTGTGGTTCTGGTTCGGCCGCAAGCAGCTGCTCGGTATCGGCCGGCCGCCGGAAGGCGCCGAAGGCAGCGGGCGCGTATTGGTGACGGCGATCTGCGCGATCGTCGCCATTCCGGCCTTCTACTTCCTGCTCTCGATCGGTGCCGGTGCGCTGCAGTGGATCCTGACGGCGCTGTTCATCGGACTGTGCGTGCTGATCCTGAAGGAAGGCTTCAAGGACGGTGCGATCCGGCGGGACATGGCCGTGGCCATGCTGATCATCTTCGTCTTCAACGTGCTGTTCTGGTGCTTCTTCGAGCAGGCCGGCAGCTCGTTCAACTTCCTCGCCCAGAACATCGTCAACCGTGACTTCAGCGGTTGGATCTTCCCGGTCGGCTGGTTCCAGTCGGTCAACTCGCTGGCGATCATCACGCTGGCGCCGGTACTGGCCTGGCTGTGGGTGAAGATGGGCCGCCACAACCCGTCGATCCCGCGCAAGTTCGGCCTCGGCCTCATCTTCAACGGCCTGGCCTTCCTGCTGCTGATATTCGCGCTGTCCGGCCTGGTCGATCCGCAGACGCTGAAGATCCCGTTCTGGACGCTGTTCATGGTCTACGTCATCCAGTCGGTCGGCGAGCTGTGCCTGTCGCCGATCGGCCTGTCGATGGTGACCAAGCTCGCGCCGGTGCGCCTCGTCGGCTTCGGCATGGGCGGCTGGTTCCTGTCGACCGCGATCGGCAACAACCTGTCGGGCATCTTCGCCAGCCACGTCAGTGGCGAGAGCGGCATGAACCTGGAGTCCGCGCTGAGCGGCTACACCTTCGGCTTCTGGGCGCTGGTGATCCCGGGTGCGCTGCTGTTCCTGATCGCGCCGCTGATCCAGCGCCTCATGCACGGCGTCAAGTAG
- a CDS encoding MarR family winged helix-turn-helix transcriptional regulator, with protein sequence MPDRAVLELETFLPYRLSVLSNTVSQAIAQIYEERFGLSVTEWRAMAVLGRYSGISAREVAMRTAMDKVAVSRAVARLMEKGLIERDTAEHDRRQSVLQLSSDGWAIYDQVAPLALEHEQRLLAHLDADEKRWLARILDKLWQVERSALES encoded by the coding sequence ATGCCCGACCGCGCCGTGCTGGAACTGGAGACCTTCCTGCCGTACCGGCTGTCCGTCCTGTCCAATACCGTCAGCCAGGCGATCGCCCAGATCTACGAGGAACGGTTCGGGCTGTCGGTCACCGAGTGGCGCGCAATGGCGGTCCTGGGCCGCTACAGCGGCATCTCGGCGCGCGAGGTGGCGATGCGCACGGCGATGGACAAGGTCGCGGTCAGCCGCGCCGTCGCCCGGCTGATGGAGAAGGGCCTGATCGAGCGGGACACCGCGGAGCACGACCGGCGCCAGTCGGTGCTGCAGCTCTCCTCGGACGGCTGGGCGATCTACGACCAGGTCGCGCCGCTCGCCCTCGAGCACGAGCAGCGGCTGCTGGCGCACCTGGATGCCGACGAGAAGCGCTGGCTGGCACGCATCCTCGACAAGCTCTGGCAGGTCGAGCGCAGCGCACTGGAGTCCTGA
- the hppD gene encoding 4-hydroxyphenylpyruvate dioxygenase — protein sequence MNAQPHPTVPNTGMQVTTFENPMGVDGFEFVEFAAPDPQLLHTLFANLGFAAVARHRTRKVTLYRQGDCNFLVNEEPDSFAADFVKAHGPSACGFAIRFRKPAAEVLAATLANGGEEITHKADTRAVDVPVIKGIGDCMLYLVDRYGAEGSVYDAEYEWLPGVERHPKGFGLTFIDHLTHNLYFGNMARWADYYERLFNFREIRYFDIKGAKTGLVSKAMTAPDGMVRIPLNESADAKSQINEYLDEYKGEGIQHIACFTDSIYETVEAMRARGVAFLDTPETYYEVIDQRIPDHGEDVPRMQRNKLLIDADPETQKKLLLQIFTQNCIGPIFFEIIQRKGNEGFGNGNFQALFESIERDQMRRGVL from the coding sequence ATGAATGCCCAGCCCCATCCGACCGTACCCAATACCGGCATGCAGGTCACGACGTTCGAGAACCCGATGGGTGTCGACGGCTTCGAGTTCGTCGAGTTCGCCGCACCCGACCCGCAGCTCCTGCACACGCTGTTCGCCAATCTGGGCTTCGCCGCCGTCGCCCGCCACCGCACGCGCAAGGTGACGCTGTACCGGCAGGGCGACTGCAATTTCCTCGTCAACGAGGAGCCCGACTCGTTCGCCGCCGACTTCGTCAAGGCGCACGGCCCGAGTGCATGCGGGTTCGCGATCCGGTTCCGCAAGCCCGCGGCCGAAGTGCTGGCGGCAACGCTCGCCAATGGCGGCGAGGAGATCACCCACAAGGCCGATACCCGCGCGGTCGACGTGCCGGTCATCAAGGGCATCGGCGACTGCATGCTGTACCTGGTCGACCGCTACGGCGCCGAAGGCTCGGTCTACGACGCCGAGTACGAATGGCTGCCGGGCGTGGAGCGTCATCCGAAGGGTTTCGGCCTGACCTTCATCGACCACCTCACGCACAACCTCTACTTCGGCAACATGGCGCGCTGGGCCGACTACTACGAGCGCCTGTTCAACTTCCGCGAGATCCGCTACTTCGACATCAAGGGCGCCAAGACCGGCCTGGTCTCCAAGGCGATGACCGCGCCGGACGGCATGGTGCGCATCCCGCTCAACGAGTCGGCCGACGCCAAGTCGCAGATCAACGAATACCTCGACGAGTACAAGGGCGAGGGTATCCAGCACATCGCCTGCTTCACCGACAGCATCTACGAGACGGTCGAGGCGATGCGCGCGCGGGGCGTGGCCTTCCTCGATACGCCGGAGACCTACTACGAGGTCATCGACCAGCGCATCCCCGACCACGGCGAGGACGTGCCGCGCATGCAGCGCAACAAGCTGCTGATCGACGCGGATCCGGAAACCCAGAAGAAGCTGCTGCTGCAGATCTTCACGCAGAACTGCATCGGTCCGATCTTCTTCGAGATCATCCAGCGCAAGGGCAACGAGGGCTTCGGCAACGGCAATTTCCAGGCGCTGTTCGAAAGCATCGAGCGCGACCAGATGCGTCGCGGCGTGCTCTAG
- the hmgA gene encoding homogentisate 1,2-dioxygenase, producing MTSSSSGNYQSGFGNEFATEALAGALPEGRNSPQRAAYGLYAEQISGTAFTAPRHANRRSWLYRIRPAAMHRPFEPLAHATWHNRFDEAPATPNQLRWDPLPLPAAPTDFIDGLLTVAGNGGPAAQAGIGIYLYAANRSMQGRFLYSADGEFLIVPEHGRLRIATELGLIEVEPQQVALIPRGIRFRVELPDGAARGYVAENFGASLRLPDLGPIGSNGLANPRDFQAPVAAYEDVEGDFELIAKFQGSLWRASIGHSPLDVVAWHGNHVPYRYDLRRFNTIGSISYDHPDPSIFTVLTSPSDTPGTANLDFVIFPPRWLCAEDTFRPPWFHRNIASEFMGLVHGAYDAKAGGFVPGGSSLHNCMSGHGPDAASFEKASAADTSKPDHVVDTMAFMFETRAVIRPTRQALESPLLQRDYYACWQGLRKHFDAARR from the coding sequence ATGACTTCATCCAGTTCCGGCAACTACCAGTCCGGTTTCGGCAACGAGTTCGCGACCGAGGCGCTGGCGGGCGCGCTGCCCGAAGGGCGCAACTCGCCGCAGCGCGCCGCCTACGGGCTCTATGCCGAACAGATCTCCGGCACGGCCTTCACGGCACCGCGGCACGCCAACCGGCGCAGCTGGCTGTACCGCATCCGGCCGGCGGCGATGCACCGGCCGTTCGAGCCGCTCGCCCACGCCACCTGGCACAACCGCTTCGACGAGGCGCCGGCCACGCCGAACCAGCTGCGCTGGGACCCGTTGCCGCTGCCGGCAGCGCCGACCGACTTCATCGACGGCCTGCTCACGGTCGCCGGCAACGGCGGTCCGGCCGCGCAGGCCGGCATCGGCATCTACCTCTACGCGGCCAACCGGTCGATGCAGGGCCGCTTCCTCTACAGCGCCGACGGCGAATTCCTGATCGTCCCCGAGCACGGCCGGCTGCGGATCGCCACCGAGCTCGGCCTGATCGAGGTCGAGCCGCAGCAGGTCGCCCTGATTCCGCGCGGCATCCGCTTCCGGGTCGAGTTGCCCGACGGCGCGGCGCGCGGCTATGTCGCCGAGAACTTCGGCGCGAGCCTGCGCCTGCCGGACCTGGGTCCGATCGGCTCCAACGGGCTGGCCAATCCGCGTGATTTCCAGGCGCCGGTGGCGGCCTACGAGGACGTCGAGGGCGACTTCGAGCTGATCGCCAAGTTCCAGGGCAGCCTGTGGCGGGCCTCGATCGGCCACTCCCCGCTCGACGTGGTGGCCTGGCACGGCAACCACGTGCCGTACCGCTACGACCTGCGCCGCTTCAACACGATCGGCTCGATCAGCTACGACCACCCGGATCCGTCGATCTTCACGGTGCTGACCTCGCCGAGCGACACGCCCGGCACGGCGAACCTGGACTTCGTGATCTTCCCGCCGCGCTGGCTGTGCGCCGAGGACACGTTCCGGCCGCCGTGGTTCCACCGCAACATCGCCAGCGAATTCATGGGGCTGGTGCACGGCGCCTACGACGCCAAGGCGGGCGGTTTCGTGCCGGGCGGCAGCAGCCTGCACAATTGCATGAGCGGGCACGGGCCGGACGCGGCCAGTTTCGAGAAGGCCTCGGCCGCCGACACGTCGAAGCCGGATCACGTCGTCGATACGATGGCCTTCATGTTCGAGACCCGCGCCGTGATCCGCCCGACCCGGCAGGCGCTGGAATCGCCGCTGCTGCAGCGCGACTACTACGCCTGCTGGCAGGGCCTGCGCAAACACTTCGATGCCGCGCGCCGCTGA